One window of Vanessa cardui chromosome 5, ilVanCard2.1, whole genome shotgun sequence genomic DNA carries:
- the LOC124529946 gene encoding Fanconi anemia group I protein homolog, which produces MEAKTIFSKIIKLGQNNSEREELYKFCKLKLEQVFDEIPRRILHNDGANLLDCIFNGLPDNTSKIKVKVIDIVLKTMRKETTSLTHCGDVISRLCLELPRLPLEHLVRWSSDSVQSIVDDSDVNMIWRDILPECLNAILLHDNVKYCGSELSGVEFKVQCVHTLCQCRWNEKQLVQLTAMFKDIQLLRTDHRQVVNKICSYMVDISPDALPPLVHQLLKLCKLYNVEIVLAHLSHYFNVRLYSKLEPPPQDSESTTMDVDDIVQHSPAEMSRCLSTCLYHISQGAAEPELIRKHIKQWPKTQLLRTPFLIDLALAISEKGADFRSVCLDVIRSAIEFRILDELKSKESAWARSVLPPDVDIVSVLKVLTTESANHRQLTVVGLINLAFCLLSVSRLKPTAQACWSHGKLILVRLCKAQPETAGHILSQLADKIFGDYSQHQYTDCLYVLCKLSAAAVERSAQLAGALESCGAAGARVYGAVRPLLPYSARVRDTLVMVCRKGLYSRDSSYRCLALFGFLTVLKYMKLSKELSSSQSGASDQFSSHSYLTQLTVDMHATSQGAAITSRVRNETICLEVLSILRRCLVQDAAVKQLLYTEMYDCTKDKPALHESILELFYDHLNKYLPDDDDETSVLLFDKCVQLSSTGATLTEPIGQLLYVIAQFLQVEEDESEDVLGSQSENGATFLRRKLTDIMEKLCKSDLSAVIQMDDTGLNDLTPESKAKNIKVQQTLQCYEALIAHRIMQWNPQNSNANSVHHLYKAYNQLLDNTKGSPKTGKKNKSLNDTKETVKSQKTQKSQKSQKEKGKSPKKVSNTVKERAGPFKPLPCLWDLQLCLRVLDLLYSESVPWSSAEQRNHIRARSDFHVFALRGAAAALAPADARAARAPALRAAALLHARVLCRFQDMCDFDDHTTLACLELYKTCLSSLLSPAYSLKIEDVMSGITGNNDKPATACLAEILESLHSALTYIETEAAEEDLDMVRKKILTTLVQIAVLLLEVPIVPCNQLTGAALKLEEYVRGSRQAEALALAGALLGAQPEPALLADLLLKLTAELGLIDEEDSSAGQETNNFPTIDSRSGHMVLGQVCVHLSNRFKITEHLLSRARDLTAALSVAVHSHQQRIDRELQELYKSIVIQLCQLTTWTTETAKLRCCIGGGSDKVLNICVRLYSLLATFIKQLDPTMVPALRLERLFKFSGKKLSAVMDGLITYLESSQQQRNASKVLRDTKLIPRLVLEAEQFSKHVILLGTKANLNFQQYLSLGTARDFKIKAPLLQGVINTVDQSKDNEADECDNINDAATEILTPLVSDEEHTSGDEHNNSDEEPPKNKRKRI; this is translated from the exons ATGGAAGCGAAAACGATtttcagtaaaattataaaacttggACAAAATAACAGTGAACGTGAAGAATTGTATAAATTTTGCAAATTGAAACTTGAACAG GTGTTTGATGAAATTCCTCGTAGAATACTACATAACGATGGTGCTAACTTGTTGGATTGTATTTTCAATGGCTTACCAGATAATACATCCAAAATCAAAGTTAAG gtAATTGATATAGTACTAAAAACAATGAGAAAAGAAACAACATCACTCACACACTGTGGTGATGTGATAAGTAGACTATGCTTAGAATTGCCAAGATTGCCATTAGAACACTTAGTAAGGTGGAGCAGTGATAGTGTCCAATCTATAGTAGATGACAGCGATGTTAATATGAT TTGGAGGGACATTTTACCAGAGTGCCTTAATGCAATTTTGTTGCACGACAATGTCAAGTATTGTGGTTCTGAATTGTCGGGTGTTGAATTTAAAGTGCAGTGTGTGCACACATTGTGTCAATGCCGATGGAATGAGAAGCAGCTGGTGCAGTTGACAGCTATGTTTAA aGATATTCAACTGTTGCGCACAGATCACAGACAAGTTGTAAACAAGATTTGTTCATATATGGTGGATATATCACCTGATGCCCTGCCTCCACTTGTCCACCAATTGCTCAA GTTATGCAAGTTATATAATGTTGAAATTGTTCTTGCTCACTTGAGTCATTACTTTAATGTAAGATTATACAGCAAGCTGGAGCCTCCGCCTCAAGACTCAGAGTCGACCACAATGGATGTTGATGATATAG TTCAACACAGCCCCGCCGAGATGAGTAGGTGTTTGTCTACATGCCTGTACCATATATCACAAGGAGCAGCGGAACCGGAACTCATTCGCAAGCACATAAAACAGTGGCCGAAAACGCAACTGTTAAGGACGCCATTCCTCATTGACCTTGCTCTAGCTATCTCGGAAAAGGGAGCAGATTTCAGATCTGTCTGTTTGGAT GTAATAAGGTCGGCGATAGAGTTTCGTATATTGGACGAACTGAAAAGCAAAGAGTCTGCGTGGGCTCGCTCTGTGTTGCCGCCCGACGTGGACATTGTTAGCGTGCTCAAGGTGCTCACTACTgaaag TGCTAATCACCGGCAATTAACCGTGGTGGGTCTTATCAACCTCGCCTTCTGTTTGCTCTCCGTATCCCGATTAAAGCCCACGGCCCAGGCGTGCTGGTCACACGGAAAGCTGATTCTGGTGCGGCTGTGCAAAGCCCAGCCAGAGACCGCGGGGCACATACTCAGTCAACTAGCTGATAAAATTTTTGGGGACTACAGCCAACACCAGTACACTG ACTGCCTGTACGTGCTGTGCAAGCTGTCGGCGGCGGCGGTGGAGCGCAGCGCGCAGCTGGCGGGCGCGCTGGAGAGctgcggcgcggcgggcgcgcgcgtGTACGGCGCCGTGCGGCCGCTGCTGCCCTACAGCGCGCGCGTGCGCGACACGCTCGTCATGGTGTGCCGCAAGGGCCTCTACTCGCG GGACTCCAGCTACCGCTGCTTAGCCCTCTTTGGGTTTCTGACTGTGCTGAAATACATGAAGCTATCAAAGGAGCTGTCATCGAGCCAGAGCGGCGCCAGCGACCAGTTCAGCTCGCACTCGTACCTCACGCAGCTCACGGTGGACATGCACGCCACGAGCCAGGGCGCCGC GATAACGTCTCGAGTTCGCAACGAAACGATATGTTTGGAAGTGCTTTCGATTCTACGTCGCTGTCTCGTTCAAGATGCTGCCGTCAAACAATTGTTATACACtg AGATGTACGACTGTACCAAAGACAAGCCAGCTCTGCACGAGTCGATCCTGGAACTGTTCTATGATCACTTGAATAAGTATTTACCCGATGATGATGACGAAACCTCCGTGCTACTCTTCGACAAGTGTGTACAATTATCAAGCACGGGTGCTACTTTAACA gaaCCAATTGGTCAGCTGTTGTACGTGATAGCGCAGTTCTTACAAGTGGAAGAGGATGAGTCAGAAGACGTCCTCGGTAGTCAAAGCGAGAACGGCGCCACCTTCCTCCGGAGAAAGCTTACGGACATCATGGAAAAGCTGTGCAAGAGCGATCTCTCAGCTGTGATACAAATG gATGACACGGGCTTAAATGATCTGACACCCGAGTCCAAAGCGAAGAATATAAAAGTGCAGCAGACGTTGCAGTGCTACGAGGCGCTCATAGCGCATCGCATCATGCAGTGGAACCCTCAGAACTCCAACGCCAACTCCGTGCACCACTTGTACAAGGCCTACAATCAGCTGTTGGATAATACTAAG GGATCCCCGAAAACAGGTAAAaagaataaatcattaaatgatACCAAGGAAACAGTGAAATCTCAAAAGACCCAAAAGTCACAAAAATCACAGAAGGAGAAAGGTAAATCGCCCAAGAAAGTATCCAATACGGTCAAAGAGAGAGCCGGACCCTTCAAGCCGCTCCCGTGCCTGTGGGACTTGCAGCTGTGCCTGCGAGTACTGGACCTCCTGTACAG CGAGAGCGTCCCGTGGTCGTCGGCGGAGCAGCGCAACCACATCCGCGCGCGCAGCGACTTCCACGTGTTCGCGCTGCGCGGCGCCGCCGCGGCGCTGGCGCCGGCCGATGCGCGTGCCGCCCGCGCCCCCGCCCtgcgcgccgccgcgctgctgCACGCGCGCGTGCTCTGCCG ATTTCAGGATATGTGTGATTTCGATGACCACACAACCCTAGCTTGTCTAGAACTTTATAAGACGTGCCTGAGCTCGTTACTATCGCCGGCGTACTCTTTGAAGATAGAAGACGTCATGTCTGGTATAA CCGGCAATAACGACAAACCAGCCACAGCTTGCCTTGCGGAGATTCTTGAAAGTCTACATTCAGCACTGACATACATAGAAACAGAGGCAGCCGAAGAAGATTTGGATATGGTCAGAAAGAAGATACTTACGACTCTCGTTCAGATCGCTGTCTTACTTTTGGAGGTACCGATTGTACCTTGCAATCAACTAACTGGG GCGGCGTTAAAGCTGGAGGAGTACGTGCGCGGCAGCCGGCAGGCGGAGGCGCTGGCGCTGGCTGGCGCGCTGCTGGGCGCGCAGCCGGAGCCCGCGCTGCTCGCCGACCTGTTGCTCAAGCTCACCGCCGAGCTGGGCCTCATCGAC GAAGAAGACAGTTCTGCTGGCCaagaaacaaataatttccCAACGATAGACTCACGCTCCGGTCATATGGTTTTGGGTCAAGTTTGCGTACATCTGAGTAATCGTTTTAAAATCACTGAGCATTTACTCAGCAGGGCAAGAGATCTCACAGCCGCGCTGAGCGTTGCTGTGCACTCGCACCAGCAGCGGATTGATCGAG AACTACAAGAGCTGTACAAGTCGATTGTAATCCAACTGTGTCAGCTGACGACGTGGACGACGGAAACAGCCAAACTGCGGTGCTGTATCGGCGGCGGAAGCGACAAAGTGTTGAACATTTGCGTGCGTCTCTATTCGCTGCTGGCGACTTTCATCAAGCAGCTAGACCCGACCATGGTGCCGGCTTTGAG acTAGAAAGACTGTTTAAGTTTTCCGGTAAGAAGCTGTCTGCAGTCATGGACGGTCTTATC